The genomic window ACTGTTCAAATTTCTCTTATGAATTGCATAATACAGAGTTTGTATAAAAGTTTTCTTCATAGCACAACTTCATACAAATTTTGTGTACATCCATTATGACATATCACATTATTTTTGAATAGATAAAAACAATTTCTCAGTACAATCAGGTACAACACTGATTAAAATTCCAATTTTAGTCATACACCGAATTCTTCATACCCATATAAATTCACATATATCGATTACCAGATTAAACTTCTAAAATCCCAATGTTAACATGTAGTCACTTGTTGCAATTTTTTTTAGCAGTACATGTAATTTAGAAAATCCCATATAAAacccaaaatttaaatcttagaaaagGTTTCCTCTTGTTGTCAAGCTGGCTATTAATTACATTCAAACAGGTCTGAAATTTATTAGTGATAATAAATAACTCTCTGGTATAGGTATTGTGCAGAATCGAATTTAACTAACATTTCACCTTTGATTGATATACAATTATCACCATATAATCACATTATATCATGGTACATTTTCAGACTACCTGGctattttccaaagttacatctATGTCTTTAATATTAAATCTTGGAGAACAGCCAAATTATGGGATAAAATTTCCCTTTGTGTGTTCCaaatctttccctttttattttcctggagGGCCCATCCAAAACAATGGAACACCCTGTCAATTTTAAAGGCCAAAATTAATTATCTCCTTTCTGGAAGACTCTGATCATAATTTGTGAATGCCCAATAATGGAGGCACCGAGACAGGATTTGTTAATCTAGACACACATAGAGACACataaaacaaacattaaacacagtctaagggaagcatgCTTTAAAATTAAGGTGTTTACTcaagatcttgaggaagaaaaaagggggaaggaatgaAAAATCCATCTTGCTGTTTCCAAGGTACAGGGTCTTTTAAAACTGTGAGAAGTGAGGAAAAGTTTTTGGCTGGAGAGCCTTAAACATAAACATTTGAAAGGACCAGTGATAAGAAATTGAAAGAGGGGATCCTCCTTGCTAGAAACAAGGATGTGGGGGTTGGGAAGTGGGAAAggaggacctcccacctctgtcCATCTGTTCCTCTCCAATCCCCAAGCTGAGGAAAATTcatagaggggaaggaaggggaggaggaggaggaagggaaggaggaggaggaggaggaagagggagaggaggagaatcaggagggggaggaggaggaggaagaagagggagaggaggagaatcaggagggggagggggaggggggaggaggggcaggagaaggaagggcaggaggggagaagggggaggaggggggggaggagacTGAAGAGGGGAGgtaggaggtggaggaggaggagaaggaagagaagaggggggaggaggaggaggaggaggattcctTGTCCCTCCTAACTATTTTCACTAATAGTGAGATTGAAGCCTCTTGGACAAGATACCAAATTGCCCTAATGTGGGCAGTGCTCTCTTGTTTCTAGGGACCTTTTTTAACTAGACAGAATTCCTCAGTCTGGATGCTGTTCAAGGGTGCCAATACTTTGAGAGCTGAGCCAGCAGTCTCTCAGAGGTGAGGGTCCTTATGTACAAGGGAGACAATTTGGTTGAATAATGGATGAGAGGCACTACATGCTCAATCCTACATGGCATCAtacagtgctctgccatggcaggaggtttgtttattatataggttcaATGAGTACATTCTTTTCTgtcacacaatcaattttctacatacctttccatagaacctaacaatagactcaagcctaaggagatagtcaagaaACATTGTTGCTACAACAGAGATGAAGATAAATGACATGAGTAAGGTCATCTGGCAGTTAGTCCCTGAGAATCATTATTCCTTTTgctcagctttcacaatcaatcagaGTTACTTAGGAGATAGGTAACAAAACAATTCGTAGGTAGGTACGGGGTTAGAAGGTAATTTAAGACAGGCTAGaattgggattttcctcaatttcgaagtcacatttttcttgtgtttcactcAGGTACTTGGAGATGTTGCTCTGGCTATTGTAACATAACAAACCAGTGAAGTATATCCTGTTGACCTGGGCTTgaaaggtgattgatgttcttggcttgcctgacttgtaatgggagtgaatgtaactctgtggagagggaatgGTAGGGGgtaatgggtaatgatctttaggttttaattctgtgaatgtaatcttttcgGGTAATAATCTGAGGGGATTaagatggaatatatatatatatatatgtgtatgtgtgtgtgtgttcaccatataagtatttgctctcatattatttcccctgtattggggagagaacaataatcataacaattccattagagaGAGAAATCACACAGAGGGGAGTTCCATGGGTGCCTTATTTTTCCAGAAAGACACTTTGCAACTCAAGAACTCacatgtgaccatgtcagacagcatGGATTTGATGGCTTCCCACACCTGTACATTCTCTGAAGTACTTGGCAGCTGTCCTCTATGATACACCATCATAACTTTGCAGAAGAAAGCTCCTCATGCTTCCCCTTGTTTGGCACCAAATAGCAGAATCTGCATACTGGGCTGTTCGTCATGACATATTATTAAATTCAACACAACAATTTTTTATTAACCATCATCTATGTATCAGGAGCTATTATAGGTACTAAGGACATAGAAAAATCCTCTACCTTCAAGAAATTTGCATTATGTTGAAGATGACATGAcacataaatgaatgaacaaaagataaaaagaaagtattttttcttGGGTAAGTCAAAAGGAATCTAGGAAGATTTCTTATAAGGACTGGAACTTGAGCTAAGtcttcttttaaataatatttttcttttttctcacatCATAAGTACAATTTTTTtaacatgcattttaaaaaatttttgaattccCTCTCATGTTCTGACATTCACTCCCTCTTCTAACTgattaagcaatctgatataggttttcatagatataatcatttaaaagttttccatattagttattttgtggaagagatatcaaatgaaaaaagaaaaagaaaaaaaaattaatgcttcagtctgcattcagtcTCCTGTTTTTCTCAGAGCGCAGATgctattttttatcatgagtgtCTGGGATTGTctttgatcactgcattgctaagaataactaggtcatcCACAGTTGTTCaccaatgttacaagggaatcactttaaaagactaataaatattaatttaaggtcgccaaggaattcagctatgtaattccttaatgaaaacttaagtctgcagtcaatcttttatggagtttaattacaataggaggaagaaaggaattagagatagagagagagaaaagggagagaagggaatagggcttaaataccccttctgtttaggctgggccaaaaggcccaagcccttagatagctggggcaaagaaaaaagatcagtccctattactcacgtgaccaaaatggagaaacagtctcagaggcccccaccttcagcttccctcagagcaagcttctcagagcacaacgcaaccactccggccaactcctcaaccacctcgagtcttcagacccccctgatctttaaggaaaccatccaagttgcctcccctcagttctcacatctaccaatcactgtccatcaatttccctgtgccaatggaggctctagcttaacccaggaccgcccagaggctttgcacatgtctgttgaaggtcatattttcaaataattaaatctttgctcctttgctacagccctttctaaatcctgttaacctgagtagggtagagattggaataattaaattttgatctaggctgtagcccttactcaatcctgttaggactgaatagggtggagattgattccaagtatctccattgtatcaattttaaaatcaatcatgactcaaagaaattcctgttctatgcttaagcataggtcaaagtcctttccattgttcagcaaaaggtttctatcctaaagtaatcttaagaaggaaagagaaggaacctcccatgccaatggggttcacattccaatagtcaagacccactatcaataggaaatttttcaagtatgaaatttcccaatggtgaaatttccaacatttataagtctaagaaatctGAAGTTTACACCAAGAAGTAttgttgtcactgtgtacaatatttttctggttctgttcatttccctttgtattagttcatgtaaatctttctagatttttctgaaaacatgCTGCTTATCATATCTTATAGCACAAGTGTTCCATAATAAACATTGACAACTTCTCAATGTTCAGTTCTTTGTTGAGATCAGTCTTATAGAGAATTAGTATTTCTAAGGGTTGAGAGAGCCTTCTAAAATGCTGGGTTTGGAGAAGAGCAGAACACAGAATGGGGAAGGAGATGAATAGTATAAATGAGTGTGGTCAGTCTGAAGAAAACTAGACtgtgaaagaatttaaataacaaatatagtagtttttattttatcttaaagtCAATAGAGAATCATTTAAAGCTCTTGAGCAAAGATCAGACttgtactttaaaaatgtcaATTTGGCAACTGTATGGAGGatagactgaaaaggaaaaactagGTACAGGGAATCCAATCAGAAGGCTATTGAAATAGCCTAGAGGAGAGCcaacaaaatcaaatagaaataaaatataatgtttgtAATTGACTGagtattgatttaatttttaagattactcaattatattttatctgGTTCCAGCCACATTCAAAGTGTTGTGGGCTGTATGTGGCCCACAGGCTTCATGTTTGATACTCTGGTCCAGACAAGAGGtccaaatacaaaaaacaaataagagccTGGTGTAAGAGAGCAATCTTACCTGAGAAATAGTTTACATATTGTGCCACACCCAATGAGAACCCATTCAGTCATTGCTTGAAGCTGTCCAATGAGAGACTTCATTTGGAGGCAACCTGTTCCATTTCAATAATtccaatcaattaaataaatatttatgaagtgtttactatgtgccaagcattgagCTAAGTACTTTGGAATGACtctaaaatattagaaattttaTTCTCACATTGTACTTAAATTGGTCCCTTGGTAAATTCTATCCATTGTTTCTGCTTTTTCCCTctaaggcaagaaaaacaaaataaatacaatctgTCTTCCACATGAAAGCCTTTTTAAATTCTTGAACACAGCTATCCTGTTTCCCTTCTTCTCTTGTCCAAACTATccatcttcagtttcttcaagtgaTTCTCAGTTGACATGTGCTCAAGATTCTTCATCATCTGCATCAAATTCCAATGAATGCTCTCTGGTTTATTAATGTAACTATTTAATTCTGACTTTCTAGATGTAAATTATGAGGGCAAATAATGGCAGGACTATAACCTTCTTATTTTTAGAAACTATGCTAAGTACCTCAAGATTGAttaagatttttatttgtttgtttgtttgtttgttttggtggcCTATCACACAATTATCTCACATTAAACTAAAACCTGCAGGTCTTTTTCAGATAATCTCCTATCCTATTGCCCTCTCATGCCTATCAAGTCAATGATAAGAGGAACAATTCTTGTTTCTATAACCATTTTAAGGTTGGAAAAATGATTCCTTCACAATAGTTCCTATGAAATAATCAATGAAAGTATTAATACCTCCATttcacaaaagaggaaaaaaggatcaaattgcttatttaGGGTAATATACCTCAAATGTCAAAAGTGGGAATCAATCCAGTTCTTTTGACTCTCCTAAGTTAAATTACCATGCATTCAATCCTTCCCAGAAAGATgtccatttattcattcttctattcagtaatcatttctatttttagtcAGAAAATCAAACAAAGTCTTGACCTGGAGACATTAACCTCAAAAGTCGTATCCTGATCTCTTTGGTCTTAGCTCCATAAATGATGGGGTTGAGCACTGGTGGCACCAATACATATAAGTTGGCCAAAAAGATATGGACATGCCTCGGGACACGGTGGCGGCCAAAACGGTgggtgaggaaagagaagaaagcaggAATATAGAAAACAAGGATGACCCCAATATGTGACCCACATGTTCCTAGAGCCTTGCGTCGTGCATCACGGGATGGAAGACGGAATACAGCATGAAGAATAATACAATAAGATACTGCTATGAGCACAGAATCCAGTCCCATAGCTAAGAGGGCCACAGTCAGACCATAGACAATATTCACTGTGATATCAGCACAAGCTAACCGGGCAATGCCCATGTGTTCACAGTAGGTATGTGCCATGATGTGGTGCTCACAGTAAGGGAGCCTCCGCAACAGGAAGATGAATGGAGAGACAATAGCCACACTCCTAATTAATCCAGCAAAGCCAATTCTGACAATGACACCATGATTGAGGATGGTTGTATATCTCAGTGGATTGCAGATGGCCACATAGCGATCAAATGCCATAGCTAGGAGAATAGAAGACTCTAGAGCAAATATTGAGTGCACAAAGAACATCTGGGCCAGGCAGCCTCCAAAAGTGATCTGACCAGCATGAAACCAAAGGATTGCTAACATTTTTGGTACTGTTGTAGAGCTGATGGCTAAATCTGAGAATGAGAGTAGACAAAGGAAGAGGTACATTGGTGTGTGGAGGCTGTGATCAGTACATATGACCAAGATGAGGATTAAGTTCCCAATCAGAGCTACCAAATACATAGCACAGAAGGGAATGGAGATCCACATGTAGACAGGCTCTAGTCCTGGAATACCTGTCAAGAATATGGTAGTTGGGAGGGAGTTGCTGTTGTTGGCAGCAGACATAGCCAGTAGCTCTTAGTCAACACAGTTTTCTGATTGTAATTCTGaccctaaaacaaaaacaaaacaaataaacagacaTTAGGTGGAGCCAAGAGGGGAGATTAGAGGCAATTCAGTTGAACTCTTTTAAGgtttcctttcccaaacctttaAATTAACACCTCAAAACAAGTTTTagagtggcagagccaacaaaagatcCAGGTGAGATATTTTTTCAGCCTAAAACATACTTAGGGGGTGTTGGAAGATAGTTTCTCTCTTCACTATGTCACTTTCTTTAATGGCATCTCTCAGTGACCTTGAGGTCAAAAACCACTGAGTAAATTCCGTTATATataaaccctcagagaaaggaagttaaagaaccaaggaaccaacaagacaggaaactgattccacaagctctgcccccctgggcagtcaaggcaaattaagaaaatatGGTTAGTTCCTTAAATATGACATGTGAGAGCTAGTGGGTTGAAAAAACAGCTTAGAAGGTGAGACCCAGGAACAGTGGAGGTTTTCTTCCTGGAGTGTGGA from Monodelphis domestica isolate mMonDom1 chromosome 4, mMonDom1.pri, whole genome shotgun sequence includes these protein-coding regions:
- the LOC100619932 gene encoding olfactory receptor 52D1-like, with protein sequence MSAANNSNSLPTTIFLTGIPGLEPVYMWISIPFCAMYLVALIGNLILILVICTDHSLHTPMYLFLCLLSFSDLAISSTTVPKMLAILWFHAGQITFGGCLAQMFFVHSIFALESSILLAMAFDRYVAICNPLRYTTILNHGVIVRIGFAGLIRSVAIVSPFIFLLRRLPYCEHHIMAHTYCEHMGIARLACADITVNIVYGLTVALLAMGLDSVLIAVSYCIILHAVFRLPSRDARRKALGTCGSHIGVILVFYIPAFFSFLTHRFGRHRVPRHVHIFLANLYVLVPPVLNPIIYGAKTKEIRIRLLRLMSPGQDFV